The genomic DNA GTAGCGTTTGAGGACGTCGGCGAGGGTCATGGAGTACATGTGGCCGATGTGGGGGGCGGCGTTGACGTagaagatgggggtggtgacatAGTAGGGTTTGGTGGGCAAGTCGGTGGTAGAGGAgagtcgggggagggaggtggtgaatcttcgaggagaggaggaggaggaggagaggcaggaggtACACGTCCAGGTCTggcggcgggtggtgagTGACCATTTTGAGGTCGGTAGGCGCCGGAGGGAGGCGGCTTTTAGGAACtccatggtggtgatttgACCAATTGGTCCATTCCCCTGCGTCGTGGGATCGGTCGGGAGGGTGGGAGTCGGGGGcagctgtcgtcgtcgtcttcgaggTGAGCTTGGGGTTGCGATTGGGGAAATATTTCGATAAGAGCTCGCGATAAGAGGTACCGAGACGGAAGTAAGCGGGgatggggttagggttggacTTGAATAGCGTAATTTGCTGAGAGCTTCACTTTTTTGCGACCCCGCGCTAATGCGGGGTTAAGCACAAACTTTTTGACTGCTCGAGCAGTCCAGCTATTCAAGTCCAGAACTGTCTTTCATGGTTCGTCCTTGAGTTCGTCTTACTTGATCAGATCCGCATACTTCAGATCTTGCTCCTCAGAATTGGCATTTTCCTCATGGTGGCTATTCCCACCTCCATCTTTCATCAAATAACAAGGCTGGATGGCCGAGCGGTCTAAGGCGCTAGACTCAAGATCACAGTATCTTCTCTTCTATAGAAGGGTGCATTCTAGTCTCGAAAGAGGCGCGCGTTCGAATCGCGCTCCAGTCACTTgctttttccttctctccacTCGGCCTGGATAGGCTGAGAAATGGTGGCATGTTTTTGCCTTTTTACAGGAGGCCCCCGCTGGTGTCCAGTCTGAAGCACTCGTATATGCCCTCATCTAAAAGAACAGTGTGTTGCGCAGGTTGTGCCTCGAACAAAGTGATCCCACAGTTGGCTGTAGTGTTGCTGTATTGTAGCAGTCAGGGGACATTCTGAAGGCTCCGCCTCATGCAAAGAGTCCCTCACAGACCAAGCCATGCAGCCTCGTCAATATCCAGGCATAACATTCCTGGAAAAGGGCCAGATTTTGGACAGCGTTGCGTTAGCTAAGAAATGGCACTTGGCGAATATTGTACTCGAGAGGCACCTGAATGGTCTGGCCCTTTTGGAGGTCGTTTCTTCTCCCGCCAACATGGATCTCGGGTCTGGTCGAGGGCAGTGTCATGCACGACGTTCCCACAGCCTCCTTTGGATAGGTGCTGGGTAACAGGTTGGTTTTGCGCAAGCCTATGGGGTTTTCTGACATTGAGATCGGAGATATCGATACGATGATTTATGATCCATGCATGACCAGAGTATAGGTAGGATGTATCGAATGAGGTTCTCAACATGTTGGGGGTGAGTCGTGGGCTTCATATACATCTATCCTTTTGGGTATCTCGACTTTCTGCGAGCAGTATGCGAGGCTATGTAAGACTGTCTGAGGTATCCGTTACACTTCGACCCGGAgtcgaccgaccgaccgacctGTCCTGGGATTCCGATGTGACCAGGTTGCTATGCCATTAACGACCGCGTAGGTCAACATCTGCTGGTATCCATATGGGGAAAGCTCTTGGAGAAAATATAAAGTCCGTAGAGCCTCACGGAAAGCCTACACTATCAGCCACCTCCGCACCTGCACATTATGGTGGTTTGGCGTGGCTTCTGTCGCTGCCGATGTTTTCTGGAAGTGTAAGAGAACGATATGTGATTCCCAAAGAGGCTTAGTGTCGTAGGGCTTAGCTGGTCGAGGGACCCTCGTGAAAATGACCTGAGTTGGTGAAGGCGAGACTTGGCGATTAATGAGCTCAATATCTTGCTAGGATCTAGGATAGACCAAAGTCCCAGAAAGATGAAGTTTGAGATGGTGCTGGAGCCATGGCTTCCCTGGAGTTGTTCTCTATCAAGGTGTTGGGGGCGGTTGACGAAGGAGGCCTGGTTTGGAGCGTTGAAACGACCGTCATGTTGGATGTGGCTGGAACATGGCAACCAGCCGACCCGTGGTGATTGGTCCTGTGAGATGACGGATGTGCAGTTGCATGCATCAGGCAAGCATCTCGATGCATAACCACGGCAGGAACACGATAGACAAAGTCGTGTAAGATCATTCGCTGACCACACATGAGAGGATCGTGAGGCATCTGCTCATGAGATTCACCcatcgttgtcgttgtcgtcggtCGGGCCAGAACATGAGCGCGAGAAGCGCCAAGTGGGGTTACCATTATGTCAAGAGATCCCTAGGGGTCCGTGCAGGGGCACTGAGGGGCAGAGCCCAGAAGCTGTGCGGCGGAGGGGTGATGTGATGAACGATGTCATCTCGCAGAACATTCGAACGCCCCTTTCAACTGGCTGTCAGACAGTCTGATGTTGTCTTTCTCTCGACGGTGCCGCAGACACTTGTTTGTAGCCTCTTGGGCTTGATGGGCTCTGGGAAAGTCCACATCATCAGGCGCCTGTAAGGTAATGTAAACGCTTGTAAAACGGTCTCTGAGAACCAATGAATATCGTGATTCCGGTCTCCAGGTCCCCATTGCGCAGGCCGCCCCTGCCCAAATCCATCTCCCTTACTGGCGGCCACACGCTGCAACCAAGGAATACTGCAGCTGGACTGCAGCACctaccaaccaccaccagaggcCCCCCACTTGGTCTTTGCCGTAGCTGTTTGTTTCTCTTCCGCTAtttcctccccgtcccgaTTCTCGATAGCTTCTACTCTTGTCTACTTGCTCATAGCTTGCCCAAAcacaccccaacctcacTTTGTCCAGCTTGAGTCTGTCAAGCGCCCCTTGTACACGCacaaccaaacccaccactccATCTACCCCGCCTTACGATGCATTTACACTAGGGTCAAGCCCGAACCACCCCGCTGGACCATAGCACCGATACACTCTGAACAAAACGCAAGCATGGGCGATAGGAACATCGAAACTCTCCTCAAGACCGGGTCATGGACCATCCCTTCGCGCTCAAGAAGCCCGCATCCGTATGTATATCATGAGACCTTGGAAGCTCATGTCTCTAACGAGAGCAGTGACCGTCGTCCCTATGAAGACGATCAGCCGTCGAGGTCAAACAACTATCCATCGTCTAGAGATTACAGCGATAGGCCGACTAGAGAGTACAGCGATAGACCAGCCAAGCCTTACCACGATGAACCGCCCAAAACATACAACGATGGTCCAACTCGATCATACAACGATATCCCCGCGAGATACCGAGAGACACCGTCTTACTACAGCGATGTACGACCGCAATCAAATATCAGCGTCCCGAAGAGCAAACGAGCACCCCGCCCACTTGTCGAAGAGGAGCATGAGTCACTAGCGAAGGAGTCAGCAGAGTCTCTGGCCGGCGTAGTGTCTGAGGAGGAACCCCCATACCGCGGTGAAGTTGATCAACAGCCTCTCTTGCTCCCGGTTCACGAGCACAACCCCGAGAGACGATTTGTGATTATTCCTGGAGCCGGGGAAGATGGGTCCGCAGCCGAGGATGAGCACTATGAGGCCAACACTTGTCGGAAATATGTGATCGTTCCACCAAACGAAGAGGGAatggacaagaaggaaagCAAAGATGACAAGGGCGACAGGAAACCTGCCGAGCTACCCAGACGAAAGAGCCACCAAGATCTGCCCCGTCTGGATACTCACCTCGACGAGCGTGACCAGGATCCGACCGCTCGAGTTCGCCGGTCAAACAGTAGACATGATAGGGAGAAACCAGTTATTGACCAGGACTCTCGGGACCGCCCCAGCGCCCGAGACGAACGAAGCGCGAGACCCGGGCCACCACGGGACGATGAACTCCTGACGCCTGCCGTCAAGTATTCCAACAGTGCAAGGCGGGACCGGGAATATCGGGCTTATGACACTGGAAAAAGCCCAGCATCTGCCCGAAGTCCCTCTACCAGAGGTGACCGGGTCGATCCGAGAACTACATCTGGCAACCGAGGATCATCAACTCGACTAGATCCTGGTTATCCCCCTAGCGCCGGAGGTCATAAGAGAGCATCCTCCACTGTCAGCGGACCCCCCCGTGATGACCGAACTCGGGACAGGCCGCGGTCGATGGTCTACCCTATTGGAAATTTTGAAGGCTTTGATGACGGCGGTGCTGATGACATCATGTCGTTCATGGCGCCCGGCATCAACTTTGATCCATCACGGAAGAAACCCGAGACCTCACCCCAAAGAGGGCCTCAAAGTTCTCAACATCGCAACCACCGTGCCGGGGAAGGCATGCCAATCCCTCAAGCTTATGTTGCACGCCATGGCCGTTCCAACACTCGCGAGAGGAATGACTATTCTAGTGATGATAACCACCGTGGACGTCGGCAACCCCGGGGAGAACGGCCATATCCAACACATCCGTCGATGGAGCCGGAGTATCCTCCAGAGATGGTTTCACCTGAGCAAGCCAGAGCACCGAAGCCAAGGACCGGCTCGCCCTTGCCTTTCCCCACTGATGATTCACCAGACCCTAGTCCGCAACACGCAACTTTCCCAAGACACACCCGAGGCAGGTCGGATTACCGCTCAAactcgccctcgccgcccagaCGGAGAGGTACGGGGCATGGCCGAGATGCCAGCATGAGCACCTCTTCCCAGCCCGGATCGATGGCAGGCTCTCTTGGAAGGACCAACGGGTTGGACAGCAGAAGACCGCAGGCCAAGAACCCAGCAATCGGCATTCTGCGACAAGAATCGTCTCTTGATCCCAAATCACCAGTGATGTATTGGCAAAAGGGCCGTTTTGATCCTCTTGATGAGACTTCCAGCCCGGCCGCCCAGGTCGTTTCCGTTCGCCGGTATCTGGAGGACGCAGGCAAGGGGTTACTTCCTCAGTTACCAACCTGCCACTTCCAGAACCCCACCTCGCCGTACAAAGCATCCGAAGCCGGGCAGTGGATGACGCTCCAACGCGCAGAGAACTTTATCATCTGTCCTGACTGCTACAAAGATGTCTTTGCCAATTCCACATACCAACATCTGTTCTTCCCtgccccaccaccccagcagCCTGTATCGTGCGACTTTGGTAGTCAGTTCTGGTACCGTATCGCCTTTATCCTCTCGTTGAAACACAACCATACGGACCTTCGCCTGTTGCAAGCTGCCTCCCTGGTCGCTGCTCGGCATCAGCCCTGCGCTGGAGGTGTACGAGCCACGAGAATCTGGTACGGCATTCTGTCGCCCAACTCGCGACATCCGCGCCCCATCCCGGGGTTCGAAGTCTGCTCTTCGTGCGCCAAAACCTGCGAGGCCTTGCTGCCCAACTTGGCGGGGGTGTTTGTCCCACTGGATAACAATGAGCCGATGAAGGGCACATGTGAAATGCATTACTCCCCCGATAGAAAACGGTTCATGGATCTGTGGGACCatctggagggggtgagcGATCAGGCTgtcaagatgatgatggcgccggacttggtgctgttggcgGACAAGGTACGGGATACGGTTCACTATGAGGAGTGCAAGAGGAACACGCCGTTGAGAAATAAGAAATGGTTCATGATGGAGAGACTGCCGGAGATGACGGTTTGTGGGGAGTGtttttgggaggtggtggtgccgttgctggagcaggacagacaggatggaggggatgtgAAGGGGGAGATCCCGAGGAACTTTTACAAGCACATgcagagggtggaggggctggcGAGTTGTCAGTTGTATAgtgagaggatgaggaatgTGTTTAGGCTGGCGGCGGAGCGTGCGGATTGGAGGTttttggagaaggaggtgttggagaggatgagggcgatTGTGGAGATTGAAAAGAGGTACAAGGtgttgatggagatgaagagggagggggcggatgaggagatggtggagggggaggtgcagGAGTTGATTAGGAAGTTGAAGGTTGTAGAGTAGAGGAATGGTTTCTTTTGTGAATATTTTATTCGAAGACATAGAGGAGGCAAGATACCAGATATGTTTACGTTTGAGAGATAGTTTACAGAGTTAGGAGAAGACAGAAGAGAGACCACCCCTAACGCCGCCAATGCTTTTCATCGATGGTGAATTGATGGCGGTTGATGCTGATTTAGgaagtttgatgatgatgaaagtGAGGACGGTGCTGCCGGCTGCCTGCCAGCCGAGTTGCCAGCTGGGCTCAGGTGgactcccaccaccctttCGGCCTAGCGCAGATTAGGGCCAGTGGGTTGTGCACTGGCGACCCCACGGGCACACGCTCTGCGAAATATTGCAAAATTTCAATTGGAGCTGCAGCTTGG from Podospora pseudoanserina strain CBS 124.78 chromosome 2, whole genome shotgun sequence includes the following:
- a CDS encoding hypothetical protein (EggNog:ENOG503P0MA) codes for the protein MDKKESKDDKGDRKPAELPRRKSHQDLPRLDTHLDERDQDPTARVRRSNSRHDREKPVIDQDSRDRPSARDERSARPGPPRDDELLTPAVKYSNSARRDREYRAYDTGKSPASARSPSTRGDRVDPRTTSGNRGSSTRLDPGYPPSAGGHKRASSTVSGPPRDDRTRDRPRSMVYPIGNFEGFDDGGADDIMSFMAPGINFDPSRKKPETSPQRGPQSSQHRNHRAGEGMPIPQAYVARHGRSNTRERNDYSSDDNHRGRRQPRGERPYPTHPSMEPEYPPEMVSPEQARAPKPRTGSPLPFPTDDSPDPSPQHATFPRHTRGRSDYRSNSPSPPRRRGTGHGRDASMSTSSQPGSMAGSLGRTNGLDSRRPQAKNPAIGILRQESSLDPKSPVMYWQKGRFDPLDETSSPAAQVVSVRRYLEDAGKGLLPQLPTCHFQNPTSPYKASEAGQWMTLQRAENFIICPDCYKDVFANSTYQHLFFPAPPPQQPVSCDFGSQFWYRIAFILSLKHNHTDLRLLQAASLVAARHQPCAGGVRATRIWYGILSPNSRHPRPIPGFEVCSSCAKTCEALLPNLAGVFVPLDNNEPMKGTCEMHYSPDRKRFMDLWDHLEGVSDQAVKMMMAPDLVLLADKVRDTVHYEECKRNTPLRNKKWFMMERLPEMTVCGECFWEVVVPLLEQDRQDGGDVKGEIPRNFYKHMQRVEGLASCQLYSERMRNVFRLAAERADWRFLEKEVLERMRAIVEIEKRYKVLMEMKREGADEEMVEGEVQELIRKLKVVE